The Diorhabda sublineata isolate icDioSubl1.1 chromosome 6, icDioSubl1.1, whole genome shotgun sequence genome includes a window with the following:
- the LOC130444976 gene encoding INO80 complex subunit D has protein sequence MNIENNIHNHYQQHWFSAGLEKFKLEDRSREEKIEITRHEFRRYIQQLTRSDVGKPNLPLNLPEKLINDVNPILRNGYRTGCSRLVAPRMCEIDKCWKPALPCARHCILHIMLNPEQSLFEHCTAKFSDNRQCSTPVLDILHELPLCTEHARKRDNYKLFQEGKPKKLKRKVKLSAMIRPQKRNKKRKRSSAKSEDLNISSNTLIETSAKTSNSDPDDLTEADSSTLEVEDIQMIDQVLGLNGGNLQTQPHLLEENDINNVLNTIQVDEFNDFFTVNRNGEYEPTREETEELEKALAAVDNDVKSLEKLSQSQGLLDSLLDENALNETLVQIPEMFHNGYASCGGNAVAQTASFLLPVVDNQSHS, from the exons ATGAACATAGAAAACAATATACATAATCATTATCAACAACATTGGTTTAGTGCCGGACTTGAG AAATTCAAATTGGAAGATAGATCtcgagaagaaaaaatagaaataacaaGACACGAATTCCGGAGGTATATACAACAATTGACGAGAAGCGATGTAGGGAAACCGAATTTACCATTAAATTTACCAGAAAAGTTGATAAACGACGTGAATCCTATACTGAGAAACGGGTATCGAACAGGTTGCAGTCGGCTAGTGGCTCCTAGAATGTGCGAAATTGATAAATGTTGGAAACCTGCGTTACCATGCGCTCGGCATTGTATATTACATATAATGTTAAATCCGGAACAATCTTTATTTGAACATTGTACTGCAAAGTTTTCTGATAATAGACAGTGTTCAACACCCGTACTCGATATATTACATGAACTACCTTTATGTACTGAACATGCCAGAAAAAGG gataattacaaattattccAAGAAGGAAAaccgaaaaaattgaaaagaaaagtgAAATTATCGGCGATGATTAGAccacaaaaaagaaataaaaaacggAAAAGATCTAGCGCGAAATCCGAAGATCTCAACATATCTAGTAACACGTTGATAGAAACATCTGCCAAAACGTCCAATTCAG aTCCTGACGATTTAACGGAAGCGGATTCTTCGACTTTGGAAGTCGAAGATATACAAATGATAGATCAGGTTCTCGGTTTAAACGGGGGCAATTTGCAAACGCAACCACATCTATTAGAAGAAAATGACATAAATAACGTGTTAAATACTATACAAGTTGATGAATTTAACGACTTCTTTACAG TTAATAGAAATGGCGAATACGAACCGACGCGAGAAGAAACCGAAGAATTGGAAAAAGCTTTAGCTGCAGTCGATAACGACGTAAAATCTTTAGAGAAATTGAGTCAATCTCAGGGATTGTTGGATTCGTTATTAGACGAGAACGCTTTGAACGAAACTTTAGTACAAATACCGGAAATGTTCCATAACGGTTATGCGAGTTGCGGCGGTAATGCGGTTGCGCAAACGGCGTCGTTTCTTCTTCCCGTCGTCGACAATCAATCACATTCCTAA